In a genomic window of Canis lupus familiaris isolate Mischka breed German Shepherd chromosome 28, alternate assembly UU_Cfam_GSD_1.0, whole genome shotgun sequence:
- the TMEM72 gene encoding transmembrane protein 72 isoform X2, giving the protein MLIITGLAYFLLSKQKKSKADPEVLAPAEQYTDPSSSAVSTTGSGDTEQTYTFHGALKEGTGSLLIHMKSILKGTKKPNALQHPDTLTELTLEPADSLVKKKQVHFEDSMVRIIPSLTENPDDGDSEPEETTSDTTPIIPPPQAPIFLSSLTDTNLF; this is encoded by the coding sequence ATGCTCATCATCACTGGCTTGGCCTACTTCCTGCTgagcaaacagaagaaaagcaaagctgaccCAGAGGTGCTGGCTCCTGCAGAGCAGTACACGGACCCTTCCAGCAGTGCCGTGAGCACCACAGGCTCGGGGGACACTGAGCAAACCTACACCTTCCACGGAGCCCTCAAAGAGGGGACCGGCTCCCTCCTCATCCACATGAAGAGCATTCTGAAGGGGACCAAGAAGCCCAATGCCCTCCAGCACCCAGACACTCTGACCGAGCTGACGCTGGAGCCAGCTGACTCATTGGTCAAGAAGAAGCAGGTACACTTTGAAGACAGTATGGTCAGAATCATCCCATCTCTCACCGAAAACCCGGATGATGGGGACAGTGAGCCTGAGGAGACCACCTCTGACACCACCCCTATCATCCCTCCCCCACAAGCCCCTATCTTCCTATCTTCTCTCACAGACACCAACCTATTCTGA